In Coregonus clupeaformis isolate EN_2021a unplaced genomic scaffold, ASM2061545v1 scaf0311, whole genome shotgun sequence, the genomic stretch CAAAACGTAAATCAAAACTTGAATGTATCGTAGTGGGACTGACAATGTATCAAGAGCTCTTTCACACTTGAAATGCAATGGTGCTTTGATCTTCAGTGGTTGTGATTTGTGACTCCTTATCGCTTACCTTTTTAACCGCCTAGTGTCTAAGCCTCTAGATGGTGCCATCTACTAAGAtggcatatggaattgttttaaaaggtccaatgcagacgttttttAATTTCAAAATCTAACAATTTAtattacctatgatgaaaattacaggcctctctcatctttttaagtgggagaacttgcacaattggtggctgactaaatacttttttcccccactgtatgcatctgttggtcacagatacctttatacccttaaaaaaaaggtaggggcatggatcagcaaaccagtcagtatctggtgtgactaccATTTGCTTCACACGAGCGACacgtctccttcgcatagagttgatcaggctgttgattgtggcctgtggaatgttttctcactcctcctcaatggctgtgcgaagttgctggatattggcgtgaactggaacacgctgttgtacacgtcgatctagagcatcccaaacatactcaatgggtgacatgtctggtgagtttgcaggccatggaagaactggggaaTTTTCatgtttccaggaattgtgtacagatccttgcgacatggggccgtgcattatcatgctgaaacatgagatgatggcggcggatgaatggcccGACAATGGCCATCAGGATCTCGtcaaggtatctctgtgcattttaagagctgtttgaaaatactgttttgatgggatggagttttggctttccatggtgacatcaccatgcggttaattagttaatagaccaataagaaagggGGTTCCAAAACTGTCTGCCAATAACATCACATTTTCTGTTTTCCCCTTCCCACTCAGACCcttcccagacagtcctagctaaattattTCTTGAGAAAAtgctctttatttatttttgaccattttaattgataaCAATCACTGTAAGGTACTTAAATGTCACCGATAAATTGTTAGATTTTGAAATTaaaaaacgtctgcattggaccttttaaaacaattccatatgccaTCTTAGTAGATGGCACCATCTAGAGGCTTAGACACTAGGCGGTTAAAAAGGTAAGCGATAAGGAGTCACAAATCACAACTACTGAAGATCAAAGCACCATTGAATTTCAAGTGTGAAAGAGCTCTTGATACATTGTCAGTCCCACTACGATACATTCAAGTTTTGATTTACGTTTTGTATGTTTTTCTTTCCCCAGGTTAAAAACCCGTCACTGAATTGAAGGCCTTCTGTATTCAGGAAGCATCACTTCAGCTTCATGCTCATCAAAAGAGAATGGCAAAATCAGTATGATGCAGTTCAGGTGTACAATGTTtttctatttgtatttattaaggatcccgattagctgctgccaagacaGTCCTTCTCTTCCATGCCAACCTCAGGTGGTACCCAGGCAGTGTCATAGCCATGCACAGTGTGCCAGGTCTTCTGCTTGGGGTGGTTCTTCTCTTCTATAATAATAACCTTCCCCACATCCACTCTGACTTGAAGTACTATTTTCTTCCAGTAGGGACACCAGAGAGTATTCAATGGCTTCTAGAATGTCCCGACTGACAAAGACACCAGCTCCAAGAACACTGTAGTCTGCACTTGGTGTGAAACCATTCTTCTTAATTAACTCTGTTGTGGTGCCTTGGAACATCACATGTTCTGTCTGATCTTCAGGAAGTGTGTTGCTGTCTAGATAGTTGATGTAGTATGGGGAGTTAGCCATAAGCTAGTAACCAACTGCAGCTGAATACACCTCTGCTGAGATGAGCTGTAATATAAGTCAAAACAATGCACAATTACACTTTGTAATAGCAGGCCATAATTAAATAGTCCTTTAACTGAAACTGTTACACAAAATAGTGATATGTATACAATAACAATATGCTGAATCACTATTGTTACAGTAATATTACAATAGTGTTGTTGTAACATTATTATGAATAACATTTTATACTTTATAAAGAGGGATTGTTTGATATATATCAGTGAAGTGGTCAATAGCAAAACTGTTAATTTGTCTAGAATTACAGAAGATTGTTCTTACCTGCTATTGCTAGACAAATGCAGGATTATTAAACTGTATTCTTAGGAAACCTACAGTAGTGCTTCTTACAGAGTGCTTTAGTGCTTTAATTTCCTGGTTTGAACTCGTCTCTACACAAAGATTGATAAGGCACATAGAGTAGGGTTCTCCAACTGGTGGGCCAGTtcaattgttggacataaaagactataAAAACATCAGCacatcagctccaagtgattttaattttgggaaatctgttccaaagtattcccacacataatagaggtttgaaattatgttttagtctaatattatatttgtttgcgcttcttgcggtcaatttgcagtctacaaattatttgtaattatgttccggccccctgaccatccgttCAAGAAACAAAATCGGCCATGCGCCTGAATCTAGTGGATGATCGCTGACCTAGAGCATAGTCCATCAGAATGTATAACCATGATCAAATCACGttctattggtcacatacacatgtttagcagatgttattgcgggtgtagcgaaatgcttgtacaaAAAATGTACCTCTATGTAAGGGAAAAGCAACCACACCCACTCAGATAGTAGAGGTAGTCTAACACGTTCATAACCATAAACATATATGGTTTCCCAATCTGAGCATTTCAAAACTGCTGACGCCTTTCACAAACAGTGAGAACTCAGCTGCCACCAGTTGGAAACTGGAAGACACCATTATTATAAGTCTATGGAAGACACACAACATTGTCTAAATTAGTTCATATATTTCCGCAACACAGATACTTCAACAGATTAACTGATTGAAATTCGGAGGGGGGGAAACACAAGAAACAATGTGGGAAACGTGTTTATTTGAGATTTATTATAGGAACAAGGATCATTGATACACATGCATTATTTACATGAAGTAAATATGACACATATTTGATATGATAAGGTTATATGATTGATTGCATATAGATTGCCATGTGAAATCATCTTGTGGGCCTGCAAAATATAGCATCCTCTTCCTATGAACTGCTTTATGGGGGACCGTCTGATTCTAACCATCCTCTTCTGATGACCATGAGTTGATGCTGGATGCTCCCTCTGAATGCAGAACGCCATCAGTTCTACAGTGACGGGTTTAACCTGCAGGAAAGAGGATAGAATACAACATGTCTAAATTAAAACCTGCATGTATGTATAGTGGGGCTCACATCAAGTGCCCTTAAACCCTTCTACTGTAGGGGTACTTCCATTGTTGTGATAAGGTACTGACTGTGGCTCAATATCACTCACATTTTCATGGTGGACACTTTCAGCATTGCCAACACTTTGATTCTCTTTGGGTCGTAGACACATTCTTCCTCTTGGTTGCTCGTCACCATGTCAACACCAGGTGGAACCCAGGCAGTGTCATACCCATGCTTAGTATGCCAGTTGTATTGCATGTCGTGACCCTGCACATCAATGATCTTAACCCTGCCAACATCCACCTTCACTTTCAGAACCATCCTGTCTGAGTCATCAGCACCAATGGGGTATTTAATGGCTTTTCTGATGTCTCGACTGACATAGACACCCGCACCAAGCATGCCATCTGTGGATGGTTTGAGGCCATATCTCTGTATTTCTACTGCAGCCTGTTTTGATGTTCCATGATACATCACATAGACGTGGCTGTCCTCAGGGGTGACTCCACTTTGAAGATGACGGTATCTAGATCTGTAAGACAGGGAGACAGTTTCTGCTTCAATATGATATTATATTAGCTTCTATTCGCTACATAGTTTATTTAAAATAATGATTTGTTAAAAGAGACTTGATTTTAAGGCCATTATGGAAATTTAGATTTTTGGAATTCCTGGTCATCTGACCTCCCAAACTAGGCTCTAAAAACAAATCAGTTGGAAAGCTCTAGAATGTATCTGTTGCATCATCGTAGGTAAAACCAATCAGAGGGTTTGCACTACAACAGTCTCTTTCCTACTTACATAGTATTTTTGTTTACTTTCATAACCTCCATTACTGTGATTCTCTTTGGGTCGTAGACACAGTTCTCCTGTTGGTTGCTTTCTACCATATTGACCCCAGGTGGAACCCATGCGGTGTCATATCCATGCTCGGTGTGCCAGGTCTTCTGCATGGGGTGATCCTGCTGGTCTATGATCTTCACCTTCCCTACATCCACTCTGACTTTTAGTACTCTTCTCTTAGATTTGGAAACACCAGGAGGGTATTTACAGGCTTTTTGAATGTCCCGTGTAACATAAACACCAGCACCAAGCATGCTGATATCTGCTCTTGATGGTATGAAGCCATTCTTCTTAATCAGCTCTGCAGCCTCTATTGAGGTGCCATGGAACATCACATATGTTCTTTGATCCTCGGGATGTTCACCAGTGTCAAGAAAGTTGTCTAAGTATGGAGAGTTTGGTTTCATTTTCCTCAGGTAAGCCCTAGTCTATATGATGATTCTAGCTGTGAAAACCTGTGGCAAAATATGCTTTTATGAATAGACAAACTTCTGCAATCCTGTAGTAACGATTTAGATAtcctactgtgccttcagaaagcattcatacctcttgacttattccacatttggttgtgttacagcctgaattcaaaagggattcaattgtttttttttatcacccatctacacacattatataccattatgacaaagtgaaaacatgtttttagaaatgttagcaaatgtattgaaaatgaaatacagaaatatctcatttacataagtattcacacccctttgctatgacactccaaattgagctcaggtgcatccaatttcctttgatcatccttgatgtcactacaacttgattggagtccacctgtggccaattcaattgtttggaaattatttagaaagaaacacctgcctatataaggtaccacagttgacggtggatgtcagagcagaaactataccatgaagtccaagaaactgtctgtagatctctgatatataattgtgatgaggcatatatctgagagagggtataaaacaatttctagagtgttgaaagtttccaagagcacagtggtctacatcattgggaaattgaaaaaatatggaactacccagactctgcctagaacTGTCCGTCCGACCAAAttgggcaagaaggaccttggtcagggaggtgaccaagaacccaatgaccactgacagaactacagagttccttggctgagatgggagaacctgccagaaggacaacagtctctacagcacttcaccaatctgggctttatgggagagtgacctgattgaagccactcctgagaaaaaggcacatgatagcacGACTGTAGTTTACAAAAGGGCACATGAAAGACAGAGCATAAGgtaaaagattctgtggtctaatgagaccaacattttactctttggcctgaatgcaaagcactatgtctggagaaaaccaggcacagatcatcacctgtctaacaccatccctaccgtgaagcatggtgggggcagcatcatgctatgggtggcagggactgggagactggtaaggatagagtgGAGCCAAATataggcaaatccttgatgagaacctgcttcagattGAAAACAACCTTAGACTGGAGCGAAAAttcacgttccaacaggacaatgaccccaagcataaagccaaagcaacactggaatggctgcAGAACAAGattgtgaaagtccttgagtggcccagacaaaGCCCaaacttgaatcccattgaatatctgtggaaagacttgaagatcgctgttcaccgccgctcccTATCTAACTTagcagagcttgagaaaatcagCAAGGAAGactgggagaaaatccccaaatccagatgtgcaaagctgatcaaataaaataaaataaaaataaaatgttatttgtcacatacacgtgtttagcagatgttatagtgggtgtagcgaaatgcttgtgcttctagctccgacaatgcagtaatatctaacaagtaatatctaacaatttcacaacatatacccaatacacacaaaactagtaaggaatggaatttaagactaagattcaggctgtaacacaacaaaatgtggaataagtcaagaggtatgaatactttctgaaggcactgtacatgtggaAGGAAACTGAAGTGTAATAAAATGGGACTCcgcctgcacattgtaaatatttGCCAATTAAATATTAacgccagtaaccgaaaggtcgctggttctaatcccccgagccgactaggtgaaaaatctgacaatgtgcccttaagcaaggcacttaaccctaattgctcatgtaagtcgctctggataagagagtctgctaaatgactaaaatgtaaatgtaaatgtcgatCACAAATAGACCTTATCCAGGCTATTAATTCAGAAATTGCAAATGCTATTGCCAACTATTGTGTTGCCTTAGGATATTTATTTGACTCACATGAAGAATACGTCAATAGTGGTATTTTACAAGCCATTATTGAAACTTGTTTGTAATGTTATAAATACATTATAATTCAGATAATCTCTATTGCATCATTCACTTTTATAGAAAATACAATATCTTGGATTACATTCCTCCGGCTTGTGATTTAAACTTTTTCAATGCGATGTTAACATACATGAAGTAGCTAATAAGCAACTTTCTAAAAAGTCAGAATATAATTTGGTCATCCTTACCTGCTACTGTGGAATCAGATTCAACCAACCAGTCAGACTAATTCAGGATTATAGGAGAGAGTTTAGGTCTCGTttctcctctgtttcctctccctcgctctctccctcccctctctctctctcaaattctaatttgagagagagagagagcaaagtcCATCCATATTTATGACCACGACATCTCTTTGCTATTGAAAAGCTACCACACCCACTCAGATGAGAAAGAAGCCTATTTTAATGGGTACATAAACATGTATGATACATCTTAATATTGCGAGATCTCTGGAGCATTTTGAAATTGCAATGCTGACACCTTTGACCAGTAAATTGATGTCCGTAGTCTTTATACATCAGACTAAGATCAGTTGTTGTGTCATTCTGAACAGTGAGCACACAGCTGTCATTTGCGACTAAATGGAAGACACTATTAGTCTATAGAAGACACACATTGATTAATAttatatattttgttcagtaggtacattatttaactaggtaagtcagttaagtccctatgggactcccgatcaccgccagatgtgatacagcccgggatcaaacccgggtctgtagtgacgcctctagcactgtgatgcagtgccttagaccactgcgccactcgtccCCGAGTGCAGTATTGTAcagataactgccaaaataaaggaaacaccaacattaagtgtcttaatagggcattgcgccaccagaacagcttcaatgcaccttggcataaattctataagtgtctggaactctattggagggatgcgacaccattcttccacaaaaaATTCCATCATTTTGTGTTAGTGGAAAACGCTCCAGAATCtgccataagtgttcaattgggttgagatctggtgacagaatgccatggcatatggtttacatcgttttcatgctcatcaaaccattcctgtggatgggggcattgacATCCTATGGGGTCATAGaaatggtagccaaaataatggcctgcccagcatttaattgattaattatctcaggaaccacacctgtgtggaagcacctgctttcaatatactttgtatccctcatttacttaaGTGTTTCCCGTACTCTAATGGGCAATTTCAAAATGTtccaacttcatattcatcatccccaacatcaacatatgtgaaaacagaGCGTTTGTATGTTTCGTAGTAAAAAAGATTACATCATCGGTGTGCATTGTGAGATTTATGAGTAGACATTGTCTACTAATTGTATACTAAATGCCTATTAATTGTATACTAATTGCCTACTCATTGTCTACTAATTGTGCACTAAATGACTACTAATTGACTGATGATGTCATTGTAAACACATCTtccttttttactacaaaacatagaagcGCGCCATTTTCACATTTGTTGACGTTGGTGTGGTGCTGGTGATGATGAATATGAACtttaaacattttgaaatgtccctttaagtaCTCTTTTCTTAGTGTCTAGAACACCAAGAGGGTTTCTACTGGATTTTCGGTGTCAGAAGTGGATGGTTCGAATCAGACAGTCCAGCATGATGCAGTAACAGTTCACAGTAAGAAAACGCTATATGActgttacgtgaattatttaacaaactatttcagtgtctctgtgcgtctcccaaaaggttgtaagtcttttgggatttaagtaacggacagagtcccggtctgcatagtcagagatatttattcattgagaattctgccatcacaatttcagagtccatcttttatactcatacgtcatacaaaaaaaaatccctcccctctgtaggcgggctgtagttttccactctaaaactgctctactgaccatcagttcacacacacacacacacacacacacacacacacacacacatagcctactccctgcattactcagttattgccgttctcacaatattctgcaccatgttttcataacagtttctcccctccctaaattgggaggcctctttatcttagtttctcagttgtctgtagacagttctccttgtcctttgttgtctggcctaactcttactcacattgctgagtctttactggtcctacactcacacatttctaacacattatacacagtttcagggtgtaataattagtcattaataattaatctatcaatgaCACAATAGGCTGATGATTTGACATGGCAATCTATGTGCAATCAATCATATAACCTTATCATATCACATATTTTGGAAATATAATCAATCATATTTACTTGATGTCAATAAGTAAATATTCTCTTCCTATAATACATCTCAAATAAACTGTAGAGGTTCCCCATACTGTTTGAATATTTTCCCCTCCACAAAATCCAATCAGGCATTATTAATCTACAGCGTCTATGGTGCAGAAATATTTTGCCAATATTGGTCAATGTTGTGTCTTCCATAGACGTATTAATGGTGTCTTCCTGTTAGTCGCAGACAACAGTTGTGTGATCGCTGTTCAGATTGACACAACACATTACTCATTCTGATCCTAGTCTGATATATAAAGACTAAGAACATCAAAGGATTTGTCAAAGGTGTCAGCATTGCAATTTTAAAATGCTCCAGAGATACGGCTTGACCTATCACGTGTTTATGGTCATGCACCCATTAGACTAGATTCTAATGTGAGTGGGCATGCTTTTTACTTACAAAGAAACAGGAAGCCAAACGTTTTACTCAAGAGACCGCCGAGGTGGCCGAAGGCGAGTACTGTATGGACTTCCGCTTGTTGAGGAAGTTTTGGCGGTGGAGGAAAAATGATGTCTAACAGACAGCTGTGGgataaggagacgtatacttggatggcggaggaggaatggaaggaaaaagagaggcagaggaggtctaagagagagagggaggaagattgtGAGCTTGAGTCGGGGGAAAATAGCGGGGAAAAGGGATAAGGTTtggtaaagaagaatggtaggaaatgtaagcaaagtgagctgaagacaggaggagaaatggaagtgagtgaggatgaagtatcggaggtggtaggtgtggtgaagtactcggagcccgaggcttgcataaagatgagtctgtgacagtaggagtgaagtttttggaaaaagtggacccttgccttttggctgatccatttgtggtttcaggatgggtgaaaaaagcgttgggtttagtggaatcggtgagggtaaccagaagtggtctagtgataattgtttgtgtttctgctggtcagagggagaaggcgctcagagttaaacaaatgggggaaagaattgtgAGTTGTTTCGCACTCAAGAAAAGGGTgtcattgaaaggagtgattactgtgtaaaagttgaccaactgaaggggaagattcccggtgtttgtgatgctcgtcgtttggtgcgacgcagacagggtggtgagagtggtgaaacagaagcgtcattgtctgttcttttgagtttcgaagttgagtctttgcctgacaaagtgaagttatgatatataagttatcctgtacgagcttatgtgccaaatacattacgatgttacaggtgtcaaacttatgggcatgtggcagcagtatgtaggagggaggttcttaggtgtgagaagtgtgcagaagggcatgaaacaaaggaatgtgtagcattgggggaagtagtggtatgtgctaattgtaggggtgcccatggggcaggggatcagaaatgtcccgtacgagagaagcaggttgaggtttccagggtgagagtagtgaagaagttgtcatgctgaggcagtgaagaaagtagaggaagatgggtcaagggggaggagtggtgagagtagtagatctgtaccagtacagagggataggccaacaagtgatatatgtttcagtaagatggGATTTTTAGCGTtaatagcaatggttattaattgtactgcagggatggaacgtaagtcgaagaaaattgaggttgtggtagcagctgcagagaggtatttgggtgtgcgagatttgacatcagaagagttacagggagtgttaagtggtgatgtcccatcatttcaggttgagggcaaaAGGTAGAAattaatatatttaaatagtggagaagggtggtgCTAATTGTTAATAATAATTTTGAAtctgtgagtgtagtgttagatggtagggtatttctttattttggtttaattttcaagcaaatataagggagttgtagtccagtctagtaggtggcggtaatgcaacaaattggatgccaaccaccgttaaacctcattgaagaagaagaagaagaagttttACTCAAGAACCAGGAAATGAAACTTGAGTAGAGTGAAACACTCACATACGGTATAATCCTGCATTCGTCTGTCAGTATAGCGGGTGAGAATAATCTTATTTGAAACACTAGACAAGCTACCTATCTTAATATTGAACATTTTAtatatgtcccctgtagctcagttggtagagcatggcgcttgcaacgacagggttgtgggttcatttcccacggggggccagtatgaaaaatgtatgtactaactgtaagtcgctctggataagagcgtctgctaaatgacaaaaatgtaaaatactGTTTTGTTTACTAGTCTGTACTTGAGAACGTTATAATGCTATTCTAATACTATTGGATCATTGATTCTGGATACTTTGAATAGTTATTTAAACATTACAATTTAGTTTAACAGTTTCAGCCTAAATAATTTTCAAGATGGCTAGTCCTTACTAATTATTTTTGGGATTACAGCTCATTTGTCAGAGGTGTATTCAGCTGCAGTTTGATCACTATGGCTTTGAAGGGGTACACCAAGCAGAAGAACAAAACAAATTCACCATACTACTTAGAAAACATTCTTGAGACTAATGAGCATCCCGAGGATCACAGAGAATATGTGATGTTCCATGGCACCACAAAAGAGGCTACAGAGTTGATTAAGAAGAATGGTTTCACACCATCAACAGAAGAACTTGGGCTTGGTGTGTATGTAAGTCGAGATTTCGGAAAAGCAATGAAATACCCCCTTGGTGTTTCCAACTCTAAGAGAAGAGTACTAAAAGTCAGAGTGGATGTAGGGAAGGTGAAGATCATAGACCAGCAGGGTCACCCCATGCAGAAGACCTGGCACACCGAGCATGGATATGACACCGCCTGGGTTCCACCAGGGGCCAGTATGATGCTGAGCAATGAACAGGGGAACTGTGTCTACGACCCAAAGAGAATCAAAGTCATGCAGGTCATGAAAGTAAAAGAAAACAACATGTAAGTATAAAATAAACTGTTGATAAAGCACTGCTAACTCTCTCTTGGTTTTACCTGTCATGGTGTTGGACAACTTCACAGCAGTCAATTGTGTTATTGTGGCTTTCCACTggaattgttttattttaattgttttaattGTTTTAATTGTTTTATAGCCTATTTGTGGAGGGCTTACAAATTAGTTTGAGATATTTTGCCTCAAACTTAAAATACTGCAACTATAGAAGGTTGTACTTTTATCACAATTCTGCAGACTGTCTCCCTGTCTAACAGATCTAGACACCGTCATCTTCAGAGTGGAGTCAACCCTGAGGACAGCCACGTCTATGTGATGTATCATGGAACATCAAAACAGGCTGCAGTAGAAATACAGAGAAATGGATTCAAACCATCCACAGATGGCATGCTTGGTGCGGGTGTCTATGTCAGTCGAGACATCAGAAAAGCCATTAAATACCCCATTGGTGCTGATGACTCAGACAGGATGGTTCTGAAAGTGAAGGTGGATGTTGGCAGGGTTAAGATCATTGATGTGCAGGGTCACGACATGCAATACAACTGGCATACTAAGCATGGGTATGACACTGCCTGGGTTCCACCTGGTGTTTACATGGTGCGGAGCAACCAACAGGAGAACTGTGTCTACG encodes the following:
- the LOC121557056 gene encoding uncharacterized protein LOC121557056 — translated: MALKGYTKQKNKTNSPYYLENILETNEHPEDHREYVMFHGTTKEATELIKKNGFTPSTEELGLGVYVSRDFGKAMKYPLGVSNSKRRVLKVRVDVGKVKIIDQQGHPMQKTWHTEHGYDTAWVPPGASMMLSNEQGNCVYDPKRIKVMQVMKVKENNISRHRHLQSGVNPEDSHVYVMYHGTSKQAAVEIQRNGFKPSTDGMLGAGVYVSRDIRKAIKYPIGADDSDRMVLKVKVDVGRVKIIDVQGHDMQYNWHTKHGYDTAWVPPGVYMVRSNQQENCVYDPSRIKVMALLKVAILKKLNPSLEVEV